The Proteus terrae subsp. cibarius genome contains the following window.
TATTGTCAAGCGGGGTGAGATGTTGCGGCAGCACGATTTTATCGACGACGCGGGCATAACAGCTACCGGTAAAACATGCCTACAAGCCTCGCAATATTGGGCTTATGCCCCATTACTTAGCGAGCAGCTACACACAGGAACGCTATAAGCATGAATGAGAACAAAACGATGAATTTAGCGCAATCGCTCGCCATCGATAGCCAGCTTCGCTTACCGGGAAGTGCAGGACGCTTGCTTAAACAGGTCCGCGATATTGAGCAAGTGGCGCCGCTGTTCCGTGATGCTGGCTTAGTGAAAGCGGTCCCCAAGCCCACAATCGTTAATTTACGCGTAGCCGGTATTGCGACTAAATCGTGCTTAGACAAAGTATTGGGTGGTTTTATTTATGCCAGTGCAGCAGTGCGCACAGATTTGCTAATAGATGACAATAAAGTCAGCACGGTGGGTAGTGACTCGGTATCAGAACTGGATGATATTGATTTTGAAGCTCAGCGTAAACGGCTTGATTTAATTGAAATTCGTCAGGCTTATCAGTTAGTTGAGAAAAAACTTTTAAGTTATGAGCCTGGCGATTTAATTTTGCTGGATACGCCGTTGTTTTTAGCACGGGATATGGCTCCGCTGGAGCGAAATGTCCGTCATAAACAAGAGTACGAAAAAACCAGACAAGTGATAGAAACTTTTTGGCAAAACCATCGCTCCAGAATTTTTCCCTGGAATCAAAATGGCGTAGTACTTGCGAGCATTTTGGCTGAGCGCTTTAGTGCTATTGTAAGTATCGCCAAACAAGATTTACGTACCGAACAAGGACGCAAACAAATTTTAGCATCTGATGGGTTTTCTAAAGAGTTGATGCAAAATCTGGAAGGACTGGATGAAAGTTTGGTTGGCGTGGGGGATTTGCGATTTATCAATGGTATTTTAGGCAACTATTCGCGCACCATCGCATTTCGTTTGTCTGAACAAGAAAAGCGCATTGAACCCAATATTGAAGCTAAGCAAGGTCTAATTGGTTTTCACTTCCGTAGTGCCCGAGGTGGACAGATAAAAATGGTGCAATTAGCGGGTGACGAACCAGAATGGAAAAGTGCTGATCTCGATTTAGTTGCCTCTCGCCTGATGGTGCTGGATATGCAAAACAAAGGTAATGCAATGCCGTTGCCACAATTACTTGGCTATCAACAGCTTGGTATTTTACCTAAATTTGCTACGTTTTATCGCCAGGGTTTACACCAGGCACTAAAGAATAATGATATTGAGGCCGGGTGGTTGGCAGGCCTCGATGAGGGATTGAATAATGGCTTATAAAGTTTTAGGTAAATTAGTCGGTAACACTGGTGATGCCAGTCAGTTAACTATGGTTGTGCAAGACTCGTTTTCAGTACGCCGTGGCGAGTTTGTACGCATTATGCACCAAGAACGCAAAGATGAGGGGCAAGTCGCCGTACTGGGGCGAGTGACCAAGATAAGCCGTACTAATATGCTCTATAACGCCGGCTTTGGCGATGGTGTAACCGAGCTTGAGCTTTTGCCCGGTGCGAATGTAACTGGTGAGAATATGTTTGCTCAGGTCGAGCTGGTTGGTTACCGCGATCCTGTTACTCGTCAAATCAAAATTCCACGTCGCCCACTTAACCCAGGTACCGCTGTTGAAACCGTCGATTTTCAGTTTTTGAGTGATTTTTACGAATTTAATGAACACTCCAGTTTGCACTTGGGTAACTTAGTAGGCTACGACAAAGGCGAGAATACAGTTCCTGTTTTTATTGACGTGAACAAGTTGGTCACTGAGCATTTGGCTGTTCTGGCAATGACGGGTTCAGGTAAGTCTTATACAGTTGGCCGCATTATTGAGCGTTTAGTCGCGGTTAATAACGGTACGGTAGTAGTATTTGACCCTCATGGTGAATACGGTAAAGCCCTCGCTGGCGGTAATCTGCAATTCTCAAGCTTCTTAGATGCTACTGACGATAAGCGTGATCAAGAAGCACTGCCACTGATTAAACAGAACTTTGAAAAGCTGCAAGTCGTCGGTGCAGGTATTCAGGTTTACTCACCGCAACACGAGTCTTTTAAACATAAATACGCCAGCAAGAACACACCATTAGCGCTTCAGTTCGACCATTTTGAAATGGACGATATTGCTGAAATATTACCTGGCTTAACGGAACCGCAGCAACGAGTACTCGATGTTGCAATTCGTTATTGGCGCTCTGCTGATAAGACAGAGCCACGAGATATTAACCGCCTGCGCTTCTTATTAGGTGATGGCATTGAAGAGTTAAAAGAGTGGGACGACCTTTCTGAAGCTGAGGCGAAGGCGTTATCGGGCCGTAGTGCCGCTGTCGCCTCGATGAAGCTTTCACGCGTGCTTAATGAAGCCAAAAGTTTTTACAGTGCAACGATGGCTGAGCCAACTGATATTTACAAAATGGTGGGTCGCCCGAGCAATCAACAGGGGCGTTTAGTCGTTGTGGACTTACAAGGTTTGAGTGATACCGCCAAGCAGGTCGTTTGTGCACTGTTATCTAGTGAAATATTAAAAGCAGCATCTAGCAAGACGGACCCGCTGCGCCCATGCTTTATCATTTACGAAGAAGGCCATAATTTTGCCCCGGCCGGTGGCAATGCAGTCAGTCACCGCATTATTAAAAAGATTGCCGGTGAAGGTCGTAAATTTGGTGTTGGATTTGGCATTGTGAGCCAGCGTCCTTCGAAATTAGACTCGGATGTGACTTCTCAGTGCAACACCCTGATTACAATGCGCTTAAAGAACCCAGATGATCAACGTTTTATAGCTAAAGCATCAGACATGGTGAGTAAAGCTGACCTAGAGGAGCTTCCGAGTTTATCAACTGGAGAGGCTTTGGTATGTGGTCGTTCAATCCCTGCACCACTGCTTGTTAAAGTCGGTAGTAAGGCATTGATTCACGGTGGTGAATCACCGGAAGTCTTGCGCGTTTGGGGCTCTTTCAATGGCTAAGCTGCCTATGCCTGAAGTTGCTTGGGTAAATGAAAATTTTCCACTTTTAGCAAGCGGTAAGCTACTGGACCAGGATGTATTGGTCCACAGCTTAGGCTGCAGTGTTTGGAATACATTTGGGCATGAGCAATCATTTATGGCGGTGGTGGAATGCCCAGCACCAGGCACATTTGGCGCTGATATTCGCTCAGACTCGGGCTGGTTTCATAAAGCTTCAGCATCGCCTCTGTGTTTAATCGAATTTGAACGCTTTGATGGTTCTGCGAAAGGACAGCAAAAGCTAGAGGAAAAATTAAAAAACTTACTGGAAGCAGCACAGCGCTGGAATCATTCCCCCAAAACCCTGGCCCTCAGTGCCTGGAGCCAAGGCTTGGTAGGTGCACCTGATACCCAAAAACTGAAAGACATTTGCCGCATGGGTTTTACTTCGTCCACTGGTGCCCAAATAAGCGCCGCTCCTGATGTTGAGGTGGTGTTTAGTCGCTTTTTATTTATCAAAAATCTGAGCATGATTGCTTTGGACAGAATTCACTATGAGGTATTGATGTGAATATAAAATCAGCACATTTTTTGCCAGGGACGAATAAACGCCTTGGCAACAAATACCTGTTACTTGAATGTCTTGGTGATGGTAGTCATGGTTGGGTATGGCGATCGGAGCGTCTGCAAGATGGAAAAATCGTCGCAGTAAAAATCCCTAAGGATATTACTCGGGAAGACCGTCAGCTTGCCGAAGGTAAAGAACTTTTAGACGTCGAGCCGCACGAGAATATTGTGCAAATTTTTGATATGGGCCGTATAGATAATGAATGGTTCTATATTGAAATGGAGTATTTTCCTAGCCAAACCTTAGCGCAAAAGCTCGATGACAGGCAGCGTAATTTTGGCCAGACCTATGAGCGATTGTTCAAAATATATCGTCAAGTGCTCTGTGCTGTGCATTATCTGGCCGAGCTCCCAGTGCCAATATCCCATGGAGATATTAAGCCGCATAACATTTTGGTTGGTGAACGTGATCTGGTGAAGTTGACGGACTTTGGCAGCTCCGCTTTGCCAGAAGAGATCTACGTTCGTACCCGAGAAAATGGTGGGACTGTGTTGTATTCGGCCCCAGAGTTCTCCAATGTCGATAGCCGTAGAGGCAGTCTAGAAGAGCTACTGTTGGGCGACATCTATAGTTTAGGTGTATTGCTATACCAGCTGCTGACAGGAAAGCTACCCCATGACACGCCAGCACAAGTTCAGCGCCACTCACCTTTCAAGCTTCCGACAGAGATTAATAGCTCTATTCATACCGACCTGGAGCAAGTGGTTCTTACCTGCTTACAAAAACGAGCTGAGGATCGCTTTTCAACTATTTCCGACTTAATTCATGCATTTGATGCAGCCACAATTAAGCAACTAAAAGTTGGTGCCAT
Protein-coding sequences here:
- a CDS encoding serine/threonine-protein kinase, translated to MNIKSAHFLPGTNKRLGNKYLLLECLGDGSHGWVWRSERLQDGKIVAVKIPKDITREDRQLAEGKELLDVEPHENIVQIFDMGRIDNEWFYIEMEYFPSQTLAQKLDDRQRNFGQTYERLFKIYRQVLCAVHYLAELPVPISHGDIKPHNILVGERDLVKLTDFGSSALPEEIYVRTRENGGTVLYSAPEFSNVDSRRGSLEELLLGDIYSLGVLLYQLLTGKLPHDTPAQVQRHSPFKLPTEINSSIHTDLEQVVLTCLQKRAEDRFSTISDLIHAFDAATIKQLKVGAIVPVFHTKSDQDWSSAVLQAMSDQSYQKAAQLASQEYSRSKDLQALHQQLIALYRANRLFDFEKVVEDNKAILLEGKLTQPADLFELIVKANLQLRNISQAKCWLLQRKQAEAENAATMYLESSILGLEAKYPEARALLEKVNQATPMKFHVLSQLILVCEQMRDYSGAAAYLKAVLRVAPLDNRLKEKKELYAKLGVI
- a CDS encoding helicase HerA domain-containing protein, with amino-acid sequence MAYKVLGKLVGNTGDASQLTMVVQDSFSVRRGEFVRIMHQERKDEGQVAVLGRVTKISRTNMLYNAGFGDGVTELELLPGANVTGENMFAQVELVGYRDPVTRQIKIPRRPLNPGTAVETVDFQFLSDFYEFNEHSSLHLGNLVGYDKGENTVPVFIDVNKLVTEHLAVLAMTGSGKSYTVGRIIERLVAVNNGTVVVFDPHGEYGKALAGGNLQFSSFLDATDDKRDQEALPLIKQNFEKLQVVGAGIQVYSPQHESFKHKYASKNTPLALQFDHFEMDDIAEILPGLTEPQQRVLDVAIRYWRSADKTEPRDINRLRFLLGDGIEELKEWDDLSEAEAKALSGRSAAVASMKLSRVLNEAKSFYSATMAEPTDIYKMVGRPSNQQGRLVVVDLQGLSDTAKQVVCALLSSEILKAASSKTDPLRPCFIIYEEGHNFAPAGGNAVSHRIIKKIAGEGRKFGVGFGIVSQRPSKLDSDVTSQCNTLITMRLKNPDDQRFIAKASDMVSKADLEELPSLSTGEALVCGRSIPAPLLVKVGSKALIHGGESPEVLRVWGSFNG